The Flavobacterium sp. 123 genome contains a region encoding:
- a CDS encoding FtsX-like permease family protein yields the protein MNFPLYIAKRYILSNSKNNAINIINRIASLGIIVGALALFVVLSVFSGLKNFSLSFTNEIDPDLKASSTLGKSFFISPSQENQIKEIDGIASYSKIIEERVLFTFNGKQEVTYLKGVDPNFRKVNAIEKKLFNGQWIKPDTYQVVVGYGIAQKFSMGLLDFNHQLEVLVPKPGKGAIENPEQAFNKTDIIPVGIYAISEDLDSKYVFADLGLAQELLEYKTNQVSGVEFKLKKGADEAVVKDKLQAIFNNKLTLKNRAQLNESLYKMLNTENIAVYLIFTLVIVVALFNLIGALIMMILDKKGNLKTLFNLGTEIKDLRKIFLLQGTLLSVIGGIIGLVLGIIIVLLQQQFQWIMITPTLAYPVVFSLENVLIVMGTIVSLGFMASLIASSRVSKKLLD from the coding sequence TTGAATTTCCCCCTTTACATAGCCAAACGCTATATTCTTAGCAATAGTAAAAACAATGCGATTAATATCATCAATCGGATTGCGAGCTTAGGAATTATTGTTGGAGCTTTGGCTTTGTTCGTCGTTTTATCCGTTTTTAGTGGATTGAAAAATTTTAGTCTTTCATTTACAAATGAAATTGATCCGGATTTAAAAGCGAGTTCCACTCTTGGAAAATCTTTTTTTATTTCTCCCTCACAAGAAAACCAAATCAAAGAAATTGACGGCATCGCCTCCTATTCTAAAATAATTGAGGAACGTGTTTTATTTACTTTTAACGGAAAACAGGAAGTTACGTACTTAAAAGGTGTTGACCCCAACTTTAGGAAAGTAAATGCTATTGAAAAAAAACTTTTTAACGGACAATGGATCAAACCTGATACCTATCAAGTAGTGGTTGGTTACGGAATTGCTCAGAAATTCTCGATGGGTTTGCTTGATTTCAATCATCAATTGGAAGTTTTAGTTCCAAAACCGGGAAAAGGAGCTATTGAAAATCCGGAACAAGCTTTCAATAAAACGGACATAATTCCTGTGGGTATTTATGCTATTAGTGAAGATTTAGATTCAAAATATGTTTTTGCCGATTTAGGTTTAGCCCAAGAATTATTAGAATACAAAACAAATCAGGTTTCTGGAGTTGAATTTAAGCTAAAAAAAGGAGCTGATGAAGCAGTAGTAAAAGACAAACTACAAGCTATTTTCAACAATAAATTGACCCTAAAAAATAGAGCACAACTCAACGAATCACTTTATAAAATGTTGAATACCGAGAATATTGCGGTGTATTTAATTTTTACTTTAGTCATTGTTGTGGCGCTTTTCAACTTGATTGGCGCACTAATTATGATGATTTTGGATAAAAAAGGAAATTTAAAAACTTTATTCAATCTAGGAACTGAAATCAAAGATTTGCGCAAAATATTCCTGCTTCAAGGCACTCTACTCAGTGTTATTGGTGGAATTATTGGTTTGGTTTTAGGAATTATCATTGTGCTATTGCAGCAGCAATTTCAATGGATTATGATTACACCTACACTGGCGTATCCTGTGGTTTTCTCTCTAGAAAACGTATTGATTGTTATGGGAACTATTGTCTCACTTGGTTTTATGGCATCTTTGATTGCAAGTAGTCGCGTGAGTAAGAAGTTGTTGGATTAA
- the dusB gene encoding tRNA dihydrouridine synthase DusB, with protein sequence MVKIGNIELPDFPLLLAPMEDVSDPPFRRLCKSHGADLMYSEFISSEGLIRDAIKSRMKLDIFDYERPVGIQIFGGDEEAMAMSSKIVSAVNPDLIDINFGCPVKKVVCKGAGAGVLKDVDLMIRLTKAVIDSTHLPVTVKTRLGWDDNSINIDEVAERLQDIGVAALSIHARTRAQMYKGHSDWSHIARVKNNPRIMMPIFGNGDIDSPEKALQYKNEYGIDGIMIGRAAIGYPWIFNEIKHYFNTGEHLAKPTVIDRVEAVRNHLTWAMEWKGERLGIVETRPHYTNYFKGIHSFKTYKQKLVTLDHPDELFAALHEIEEAYAGYEVV encoded by the coding sequence ATGGTCAAGATTGGCAACATAGAATTACCTGATTTTCCTTTACTTCTCGCACCTATGGAAGATGTAAGCGATCCGCCTTTTCGCAGGTTGTGTAAATCACATGGTGCTGATTTGATGTACTCGGAATTTATTTCTTCCGAAGGATTAATTCGTGACGCTATTAAAAGCCGAATGAAATTAGATATTTTTGATTACGAGCGCCCCGTTGGAATCCAGATTTTTGGAGGTGATGAAGAAGCTATGGCCATGTCTTCAAAGATTGTTTCTGCAGTAAATCCTGATTTGATTGACATTAATTTTGGTTGCCCCGTAAAGAAAGTGGTTTGCAAAGGCGCTGGAGCAGGAGTGCTGAAAGATGTTGATTTAATGATACGTTTGACAAAAGCCGTTATCGATAGCACACATTTACCAGTAACGGTGAAAACGCGTTTGGGTTGGGATGATAATTCTATCAATATTGATGAGGTTGCGGAGCGTTTGCAAGATATTGGTGTTGCGGCTTTAAGTATTCATGCTAGAACTCGTGCCCAAATGTACAAAGGCCATTCGGACTGGTCGCATATTGCTCGTGTCAAAAACAATCCTAGAATCATGATGCCTATTTTCGGGAATGGGGATATCGATTCGCCAGAAAAAGCATTGCAATACAAAAACGAATATGGCATCGACGGCATCATGATTGGTCGTGCAGCCATTGGTTATCCTTGGATTTTTAACGAAATAAAACATTACTTCAATACTGGCGAACATTTAGCAAAACCTACCGTTATAGATAGAGTTGAAGCTGTTCGTAACCACTTGACTTGGGCAATGGAATGGAAAGGTGAAAGACTTGGAATTGTTGAAACAAGACCACATTATACTAATTATTTTAAAGGAATTCATTCTTTTAAAACCTACAAACAAAAACTAGTAACGCTAGATCATCCTGATGAATTGTTCGCCGCTTTGCATGAGATTGAAGAAGCGTATGCAGGTTACGAAGTGGTTTAA
- the lepA gene encoding translation elongation factor 4, producing MKNIRNFCIIAHIDHGKSTLADRLLGATQTVTAREEKAQLLDNMDLERERGITIKSHAIQMEYKYKGEDYILNLIDTPGHVDFSYEVSRSIAACEGALLIVDAAQSIQAQTISNLYLALENDLEIIPVLNKVDLPSANPEEVSDDIIDLLGCKLEDIIHASGKTGFGVENILAAIIEKIPAPKGVKDEPLQALIFDSHYNPFRGIEVIFRVKNGEIKKGQKIKFMATGNEYFADEVGTLKLNQVPKNVISTGDVGYLISGIKEAKEVKVGDTITDAKTPTTNMITGFEDVKPMVFAGIYPVDTEDYEDLRSSMEKLQLNDASLVFVPESSAALGFGFRCGFLGMLHMEIIQERLEREFDMTVITTVPNVSYLAYTKKHPDTPFVVNNPSDLPEPSRLDRVEEPYIKATIITKADFVGNVMSLCIEKRGLITNQTYLTTERVELNFDMPLAEIVFDFYDRLKTVSKGYASFDYSPIGMRTSKLVRLDVLLNGQTVDALSALIHEDNAYNIGKKMTEKLRELIPRQQFDIPIQAAIGAKIIARETIKALRKDVTAKCYGGDISRKRKLLEKQKKGKKRMRQVGNVEIPQEAFMAVLKLND from the coding sequence ATGAAAAATATTAGAAATTTTTGCATTATTGCACACATTGACCACGGAAAAAGTACGCTTGCCGACCGACTTCTTGGTGCTACACAAACGGTAACCGCTCGTGAAGAGAAGGCGCAATTGCTTGACAACATGGACTTGGAGCGCGAACGTGGGATTACAATTAAGAGTCATGCGATTCAAATGGAGTATAAATATAAAGGGGAAGATTATATCTTGAACTTGATTGACACTCCGGGTCACGTGGATTTTTCTTATGAAGTTTCTCGCTCAATTGCTGCTTGCGAAGGCGCTCTTTTGATTGTAGATGCTGCACAAAGTATTCAGGCGCAAACTATTTCTAATTTATATTTGGCTCTTGAAAACGACTTGGAAATCATCCCTGTTTTGAATAAAGTAGATTTGCCAAGTGCCAATCCTGAGGAAGTAAGTGACGATATTATTGATTTATTAGGTTGTAAACTAGAAGATATTATTCATGCATCAGGTAAAACTGGTTTTGGCGTGGAGAATATTTTAGCAGCTATTATCGAAAAAATCCCTGCTCCAAAAGGAGTTAAAGACGAACCATTACAAGCCTTGATTTTTGATTCTCACTACAATCCGTTTCGTGGAATTGAAGTTATTTTCCGTGTAAAAAATGGAGAAATTAAAAAAGGCCAAAAAATAAAATTCATGGCTACCGGCAATGAATATTTTGCGGATGAAGTAGGAACTTTGAAATTAAATCAAGTTCCAAAGAATGTGATTTCGACGGGTGATGTTGGGTATTTGATTTCAGGAATTAAGGAGGCAAAAGAAGTAAAAGTAGGTGATACTATTACGGATGCGAAAACGCCTACAACGAATATGATTACTGGATTTGAGGATGTAAAACCAATGGTTTTTGCCGGAATTTACCCTGTAGACACTGAAGATTATGAAGATTTGCGTTCTTCTATGGAAAAACTGCAATTGAATGACGCTTCATTAGTATTTGTTCCAGAAAGTTCCGCTGCTTTAGGTTTTGGTTTCCGTTGCGGATTCTTAGGAATGTTGCATATGGAAATTATTCAAGAACGATTAGAACGTGAGTTTGATATGACTGTAATTACTACGGTTCCTAACGTTTCGTATTTGGCTTACACCAAAAAACATCCTGATACTCCTTTTGTAGTTAACAACCCTTCTGATTTACCTGAACCTTCGCGTTTAGACAGAGTTGAAGAACCTTATATTAAAGCAACAATCATTACCAAAGCAGATTTTGTTGGGAATGTAATGAGTTTGTGTATTGAAAAACGTGGATTAATCACGAATCAAACGTATTTGACAACAGAAAGAGTGGAGTTGAATTTTGACATGCCTTTGGCTGAAATTGTATTCGATTTTTACGATCGATTGAAAACAGTTTCTAAAGGATATGCTTCATTTGATTATTCTCCAATTGGAATGCGAACTTCAAAATTAGTGCGTTTGGATGTCTTGTTAAATGGACAAACCGTTGATGCCCTTTCTGCCTTAATTCACGAAGATAATGCGTATAATATAGGTAAGAAAATGACCGAAAAACTACGCGAATTAATTCCGAGACAACAATTTGACATTCCAATTCAAGCTGCAATTGGGGCTAAGATTATTGCTCGTGAAACTATAAAAGCCTTACGTAAAGACGTTACAGCCAAATGTTATGGTGGAGATATTTCTCGTAAACGTAAATTATTGGAAAAACAGAAAAAAGGTAAAAAACGTATGCGCCAAGTAGGAAACGTAGAGATTCCTCAAGAAGCATTTATGGCTGTTTTGAAATTAAACGATTAA
- a CDS encoding 1-phosphofructokinase family hexose kinase, with protein sequence MESFDIVTLTVNPALDKSSHFKGLVPEQKIRCETPRFDAGGGGINVSKAIARLEGISKAVFTSGGATGEKLKELIESEKIPFEAIAIGSWTRESFVAVDDNTNLQYRFGFTGAAINETEKAEIIQVIQKLKCKYLVISGSLNEGLPPDFYKQIAKIAKISGIKVVVDAYGEALTHALQEGVYMIKPNVGELAKLVGVETLEIGEVNEAAKKIIAQGGAEIVVVSLGPQGAVLVTKDTYEFVPAPNVVKRSTVGAGDSMVGGMVWALSQNKSLKEVIRWGVACGSAATMNEGTQLFKGEDAKRLFGWLMDK encoded by the coding sequence ATGGAATCATTCGATATTGTTACCCTTACAGTTAATCCTGCTTTAGATAAAAGTTCTCATTTCAAAGGTTTAGTTCCTGAGCAAAAAATCCGTTGCGAAACACCACGTTTTGATGCTGGCGGCGGTGGAATCAATGTTTCTAAAGCTATTGCGCGTTTAGAAGGTATTTCAAAAGCTGTTTTTACTTCTGGAGGAGCAACGGGCGAAAAGTTAAAGGAACTCATCGAAAGCGAGAAAATACCATTTGAAGCTATCGCGATTGGCAGTTGGACAAGAGAAAGTTTTGTTGCGGTGGATGATAATACAAATCTCCAATATAGGTTTGGTTTTACGGGAGCAGCTATAAATGAAACTGAAAAAGCCGAAATTATTCAGGTAATCCAAAAATTAAAATGTAAGTATTTAGTAATTAGCGGAAGTTTAAATGAAGGTTTACCACCTGATTTTTACAAACAAATAGCCAAAATAGCCAAAATTTCTGGTATAAAAGTAGTAGTTGATGCATATGGTGAAGCGTTGACTCATGCGCTCCAAGAAGGAGTTTATATGATAAAGCCCAATGTTGGCGAATTAGCTAAGTTAGTAGGTGTAGAAACCCTTGAAATAGGTGAAGTAAACGAAGCTGCCAAGAAAATCATTGCTCAAGGTGGTGCAGAAATTGTAGTGGTTTCCCTTGGTCCTCAAGGAGCAGTTTTAGTTACTAAAGATACTTATGAATTTGTTCCAGCTCCTAATGTAGTCAAACGAAGTACTGTTGGTGCTGGTGATAGTATGGTAGGAGGCATGGTTTGGGCGCTTTCGCAAAATAAAAGCCTGAAAGAAGTTATTCGTTGGGGAGTAGCTTGTGGTTCAGCAGCAACTATGAATGAGGGAACGCAATTATTTAAAGGGGAAGATGCGAAGCGATTATTCGGTTGGTTAATGGATAAATAA
- the thiL gene encoding thiamine-phosphate kinase, which translates to MIEDKNPQRTSISQLGEFGLIDHLTKNFEITQPSTIKGIGDDAAVLDFKDKKVVVSTDLLIEGVHFDLAYMPLKHLGYKAVVVNVSDICAMNAKPTQITVSVAVSNRFPLEALEELFEGITHAANEYKVDVIGGDTTSSQKGLIISITAIGEANEDEIVYRNGAKQTDLLVVTGDIGAAYMGLQVLEREKQVFQVNPNSQPDLDAYTYLIERQLKPEARKDVRTLLHALEIKPTSMIDISDGLSSEIMHLCKQSKVGCNLYEDKLPIDPQFINVCEEFNIDSTTVAINGGEDYELLFTIAIEDFDKIKGNPNFSIIGHMTHESEGIHLVTRANTKIALKARGWDALSE; encoded by the coding sequence ATGATTGAAGATAAAAACCCACAACGCACGAGTATTTCACAATTAGGAGAATTTGGATTGATTGATCATTTGACAAAAAATTTCGAAATCACACAACCTTCTACTATAAAAGGAATTGGCGATGATGCCGCTGTACTTGATTTTAAGGATAAAAAAGTTGTGGTTTCAACTGATTTATTGATTGAAGGTGTCCATTTTGACTTGGCATACATGCCGTTAAAGCATTTGGGTTACAAAGCAGTCGTGGTGAATGTTTCTGACATTTGCGCTATGAATGCAAAACCAACGCAAATTACGGTTTCTGTTGCTGTTTCTAATCGGTTCCCACTTGAAGCCTTAGAAGAATTATTTGAAGGAATAACGCACGCTGCTAATGAATATAAAGTAGATGTTATTGGCGGAGACACTACTTCTTCACAAAAAGGATTAATCATCAGTATTACTGCAATTGGAGAAGCAAATGAAGACGAGATTGTCTACAGAAATGGTGCCAAACAAACGGATTTATTAGTTGTAACAGGAGATATTGGAGCTGCCTATATGGGATTACAAGTTTTAGAACGTGAGAAACAAGTTTTTCAGGTAAACCCAAATTCACAACCTGATTTAGATGCATACACTTATTTGATAGAACGCCAATTGAAGCCAGAAGCACGTAAAGATGTTCGTACTTTATTACATGCTTTAGAGATAAAACCAACATCTATGATTGATATTTCGGATGGATTATCATCAGAGATTATGCATTTGTGCAAACAATCAAAAGTAGGATGTAATTTATACGAAGACAAATTACCTATCGATCCTCAATTTATTAATGTTTGCGAAGAATTTAATATTGATAGTACAACAGTTGCCATCAATGGTGGAGAAGATTACGAATTGCTTTTCACAATAGCTATTGAGGATTTTGATAAAATAAAAGGAAATCCAAATTTTTCGATTATCGGTCATATGACTCACGAGAGCGAAGGCATACATTTAGTCACTAGAGCCAATACTAAAATTGCTTTAAAAGCTAGAGGTTGGGATGCGCTATCAGAATAA
- a CDS encoding response regulator: MISDSSAKSVIENNILIVDDHPFIIEGYKNAIKRYNPSEFAFTITQAKDCQSAYEIITNPDIEPFDIAFLDISMPAYEEKNLFSGEDLARLIMEYMPKCKIILLTMYTELLKIKTIIKTINPSGLVIKNDLTFDELLFAFDKILKDEFYYSESVKKMLSLSEEDGIEIDQFDEQILFHISKGTKTIEMPQYIPISLSAIERRKINLKELLKVEEGSDIDLVREAKNRGLLF; this comes from the coding sequence ATGATAAGTGATTCGTCTGCTAAATCGGTAATTGAAAACAATATATTAATTGTTGACGACCATCCTTTTATTATTGAGGGTTATAAAAATGCAATTAAAAGGTACAATCCTAGTGAATTTGCGTTTACAATTACACAAGCTAAGGATTGTCAATCAGCCTACGAGATAATTACTAATCCAGATATTGAACCTTTTGATATCGCTTTTTTAGATATTAGTATGCCTGCTTATGAAGAGAAAAATCTTTTTTCAGGGGAGGATTTAGCTAGGCTAATAATGGAGTACATGCCTAAATGTAAAATTATCTTACTAACAATGTATACGGAATTGTTGAAGATAAAAACAATTATCAAGACAATAAACCCTAGTGGATTGGTTATAAAAAATGATTTAACTTTTGATGAATTGCTTTTTGCTTTTGATAAAATTTTAAAAGATGAATTTTATTATAGTGAATCCGTTAAGAAAATGTTGAGTCTGTCAGAAGAAGATGGTATAGAAATCGATCAATTTGACGAGCAAATATTATTTCATATATCCAAAGGAACAAAGACAATTGAGATGCCACAGTACATTCCTATATCTTTAAGTGCAATAGAGAGAAGAAAAATAAATCTGAAAGAATTGCTAAAAGTAGAAGAAGGCAGTGATATTGACTTAGTTCGAGAAGCTAAAAATAGAGGATTACTTTTTTAG
- a CDS encoding tetratricopeptide repeat-containing sensor histidine kinase, which translates to MKHIHIISLLLILLFFGCNKEKEGISSNSSTKDSLSLYFSLANDIKLPLIKKQQYNQKAFAIIIEQPNDSLNRVNLFKVANRYYNMNDWQGFNKTVGVVLEKSKSSNDTINMAKAYIYLGDYYGAQGVPDSAFMYYFKAEKMYLKLDDTYNLARTRLSKANLQYNESDLLGSEIAVFNALRAIKEEKASDIVYDSYNLLGAIYNELDEYDKSLEYHTKALVSIDDKMIPIDFQPRATSLNNIGYVYQNLNKQKEAIPYFQKGLAQKDLINYKPSLYAILLDNLAYSKFKINDSKGLPELFYKSLKLRDSLQLTAGIILNKIHLSEYFASKKDTVKAIQYSKEALEDARVSKNYRNVLGPLKQLAVVEPKNASLYTKEYIHINDSLQKAERKMGDKFTRIEYETDEIKGENTDLVTQNRNLLYFFSILTILGMLLFVIKTQKAKHRELMFKQQQQKANEDIYNLMISQQNTIEINRIKEKKRVARELHDGVLGRMFGVRMNLDGLNTINNDSAIDQRNSYLSELKNIEQDIREISHDLNREKSELINNFVAIVNDLFEEQKKTYKSVLAVTVDSTIKWELVSNSIKINLYRIIQEALQNINKYANANNIKVELKKEEDNLILIVSDDGVGFNVKTAKKGIGLQNILFRANECEGIVDIQSKKNNGTIITLTVPIEEKNKSTT; encoded by the coding sequence CTATTATAATTGAACAGCCAAATGATTCTTTAAATAGAGTGAATTTATTTAAAGTTGCAAATCGTTATTATAATATGAACGATTGGCAGGGTTTTAATAAAACTGTTGGAGTAGTTTTAGAGAAATCTAAAAGCAGTAATGACACTATAAATATGGCCAAAGCTTATATTTATTTAGGAGATTATTATGGTGCGCAAGGTGTTCCTGATAGTGCGTTTATGTATTATTTCAAGGCGGAAAAAATGTATCTTAAATTAGATGACACTTATAATTTGGCTAGAACCCGTTTAAGTAAGGCTAATTTACAATACAACGAAAGTGATCTTTTGGGTAGTGAAATAGCGGTTTTTAATGCTTTACGTGCTATAAAAGAAGAAAAAGCGAGTGATATAGTATATGATTCTTATAATCTTTTAGGGGCTATTTATAATGAACTGGATGAGTATGACAAGTCATTAGAATATCATACGAAAGCATTAGTTAGTATAGATGATAAAATGATTCCAATAGATTTTCAACCAAGAGCTACTTCTTTGAATAATATTGGATATGTTTATCAAAATTTAAATAAACAAAAAGAAGCTATACCTTATTTTCAAAAAGGATTGGCGCAAAAAGATTTAATAAATTATAAGCCCTCTTTATATGCCATTTTATTGGATAATTTAGCATACTCCAAATTTAAAATTAACGACTCTAAAGGACTTCCAGAACTTTTTTATAAATCTTTAAAGTTGAGAGATAGTTTGCAATTGACAGCAGGGATTATTTTAAATAAAATTCATCTTTCAGAATATTTTGCATCAAAAAAAGATACTGTCAAAGCAATTCAATATTCAAAAGAAGCTCTTGAAGATGCCCGTGTTTCTAAAAACTATAGAAATGTTTTAGGGCCACTTAAACAATTAGCTGTTGTAGAACCCAAAAATGCTTCTTTATATACTAAAGAATATATTCATATAAACGACAGTCTCCAGAAGGCTGAGCGTAAAATGGGAGATAAATTTACTCGTATAGAATATGAAACAGATGAGATAAAAGGAGAGAATACGGATCTAGTAACTCAAAATAGAAATCTCCTTTATTTCTTTAGTATACTTACAATTCTTGGGATGCTGTTATTTGTTATCAAAACACAAAAAGCTAAACATAGAGAGCTTATGTTTAAACAACAACAACAAAAAGCGAATGAGGATATCTATAACTTAATGATTTCTCAACAAAATACTATTGAAATTAATAGAATAAAAGAGAAAAAACGAGTGGCTCGGGAGTTACACGATGGTGTGCTAGGAAGGATGTTTGGGGTGCGAATGAACTTGGATGGATTGAATACAATCAACAATGATTCGGCAATTGATCAAAGAAACAGCTACTTGTCAGAATTAAAAAATATCGAACAAGATATTCGTGAAATTTCACACGATTTGAATAGAGAAAAGTCAGAATTAATTAATAACTTCGTGGCTATAGTGAACGATTTATTTGAGGAACAAAAAAAGACTTATAAATCAGTATTAGCTGTAACTGTTGATTCGACTATAAAATGGGAATTAGTAAGTAACTCCATTAAAATTAACTTATATCGAATAATACAAGAAGCATTACAGAACATAAATAAGTATGCTAACGCAAATAACATTAAAGTTGAGCTGAAAAAAGAAGAAGATAATCTAATTTTGATAGTAAGTGATGACGGTGTTGGTTTTAATGTAAAGACTGCAAAAAAAGGAATTGGATTGCAAAATATACTCTTTAGAGCAAACGAATGTGAAGGAATCGTTGACATACAATCAAAAAAAAATAATGGAACAATAATTACATTAACAGTTCCAATTGAAGAAAAAAATAAATCCACAACTTAG